A single region of the Amia ocellicauda isolate fAmiCal2 chromosome 8, fAmiCal2.hap1, whole genome shotgun sequence genome encodes:
- the foxd1 gene encoding forkhead box protein D1, translating into MTLSSEMSDASILSEETDIDVVGEGEDGDRRSYVEEVAQMHDDILLAGSPPCVDSSSPRDPYKPATKSALVKPPYSYIALITMAILQSPKKRLTLSEICDFISNRFPYYREKFPAWQNSIRHNLSLNDCFVKIPREPGNPGKGNYWTLDPESADMFDNGSFLRRRKRFKRQQAPELLRDHSTFIPAAAYGYGPYGCGYGLQLQPYHTHSALFAFQQPPSRHSHTGTVIPAPSLMPTTTDLARTRFYPQLSPSLPSSLQTATKPSQRSPFSIESIMGGSLSPASCASRTSPVVPLVPASLTPQSPALPTGHRGAAENFPNRIANGTSGC; encoded by the coding sequence ATGACTCTCAGCTCAGAGATGTCCGATGCCTCCATCCTTTCGGAAGAGACTGACATCGATGTGGTGGGCGAGGGGGAGGATGGGGACAGACGGTCCTATGTGGAAGAGGTGGCTCAGATGCATGACGACATCCTCCTGGCCGGGTCCCCGCCGTGCGTGGACAGCTCTTCACCTCGGGACCCGTACAAACCCGCCACCAAAAGCGCCCTGGTGAAGCCTCCCTACTCCTACATCGCCTTGATCACAATGGCCATCCTGCAGAGCCCCAAGAAGAGGCTGACGCTCAGCGAGATCTGCGACTTCATCAGCAACCGCTTCCCCTACTACCGGGAGAAGTTCCCCGCCTGGCAGAACTCCATCCGCCACAACCTGTCCCTCAACGACTGCTTCGTCAAGATCCCCCGGGAGCCGGGCAACCCGGGCAAGGGCAACTACTGGACCCTGGACCCCGAGTCCGCAGACATGTTCGACAACGGCAGCTTTCTAAGGAGGAGGAAACGCTTTAAACGACAGCAAGCCCCAGAGCTGCTCAGGGATCACAGCACTTTTATCCCGGCTGCTGCATATGGCTATGGACCCTACGGCTGCGGATACGGGCTCCAGCTCCAGCCCTACCACACGCACTCAGCCCTGTTCGCCTTCCAGCAGCCGCCGTCCAGACACTCGCACACTGGCACTGTTATCCCCGCTCCGTCCCTAATGCCCACCACCACTGACCTGGCCAGGACCCGGTTCTACCCCCAGCTGAGCCCCAGCCTGCCTTCTTCGCTACAGACTGCCACCAAGCCGAGCCAGCGGTCCCCCTTCTCCATCGAGAGCATTATGGGGGGCTCCCTGAGCCCGGCTAGCTGTGCCTCTCGGACCTCCCCCGTGGTGCCCCTGGTCCCCGCGTCTCTCACCCCCCAGTCGCCGGCACTGCCGACTGGGCACCGAGGGGCAGCCGAGAACTTTCCTAACAGGATTGCAAATGGTACTAGTGGCTGTTAA
- the btf3 gene encoding transcription factor BTF3, with amino-acid sequence MKETIMNQEKLAKLQAQVRIGGKGTARRKKKVVHRTATADDKKLQFSLKKLGVNNISGIEEVNMFTNQGTVIHFNNPKVQASLAANTFTITGHAETKQLTEMLPSILNQLGADSLTSLRRLAEALPKQSVDGKAPLAAGEEDDDEVPDLVENFDEASKDEAI; translated from the exons atgaAAGAAACAATCATGAATCAGGAAAAACTAGCTAAACTCCAGGCACAGGTCCGCATCGGCGGGAAG GGGACGGCTCGTAGAAAGAAGAAGGTCGTCCACAGAACAGCGACCGCAGATGACAAGAAGTTGCAGTTCTCTCTGAAGAAGCTGGGTGTGAACAACATCTCCGGCATTGAGGAG GTGAACATGTTCACAAATCAGGGTACAGTCATTCACTTCAACAACCCGAAAGTGCAGGCATCCCTGGCTGCCAACACCTTCACCATCACGGGCCACGCCGAGACCAAGCAGCTGACGGAGATGCTGCCCAGCATCCTGAACCAGCTGGGTGCAGACAGCTTGACCAGCCTGCGCCGCCTGGCAGAGGCTCTGCCCAAGCAGT CGGTGGATGGCAAAGCGCCGCTCGCTGCGGGAGAGGAAGATGACGACGAAGTTCCAG